Proteins from one Akkermansiaceae bacterium genomic window:
- a CDS encoding relaxase domain-containing protein, with amino-acid sequence MLAPQHHTNVRKAEEYFEEHLAVGDYYSEGQAVRGEWLGEGANLLGLSGVVQKKNFLALCENLHPSTGERLTARTKTKRRKDPENEANSKVANRRLFYDFTISPPKSVSIAALVAGDNRLVDAHDRAVRIAMGELERFAATRVRRGGRNDDRPTGNTVTAVFRHDSSRALDPHLHSHCLVFNATFDAAENRWKALQTFEMFQAGKYVENVYYHELARDLRRLGYRIRNLARGDFELEGVSAALDSKFSKRHRQIAEQVRELLAQSPQLATKNLAAVREHVAHTQRPWKSPEVNRDRLRQWWDEQLSGDERQGLEKLSTGATATVDPLEADPVRKVDAALRWAEEHLFERKSLVREHELWRFALERGRGESFTLDQLHEATGRTDYVRDKVNPKRLTSHSVIQREWDIVCLARAGVNKHASLIPGWEGNAALDEGQQVAARSMMSCLDWLILFRGGAGTGKSFTLRAVHDALKERGRKVQVLAPQRQQVEGLTSDGMTGSQTVSSFLTRQKMEPGTVVIVDEAGQIGAKDMLDLMTLVWNRKGRLILSGDTRQHGAVQASDALWAIEKYAGLKLAELNEIRRQNPAKGRNKAERKWIGEYKKAVEEAAQGRIEESFDRLDQAGALVECTPTDQQERLAGCYLELSKSGQSTLVVSPTWDEIDRVNDEVRRGLQLERLIGGEDWKVSTLQARDLSNAQKRDPRYHTADTVIVFNQTARGAPKGTTGNLVAIVDDSLIVEAADKIRSIPFKYLDKLTLCQPKELLLSRGDRLQLKSNAKAVTGERLDNGELVTVKRVKANGCIQLEDGRELPPSYRQFVRGYAVTSYASQGKTVDQVLFSDSCIKAAINARQWYVTISRGARGVRIFTTDKKQLRENVKRSGTRELALDLTGGTLPDAATQSIAPPSLRKKTLMDRILEMGRSFTTFVGIRDRTGNSRQIQHHQMTP; translated from the coding sequence ATGCTCGCCCCTCAACACCATACGAATGTCCGGAAGGCTGAGGAGTATTTCGAGGAACATCTTGCCGTCGGCGACTACTACAGCGAGGGGCAAGCGGTTCGCGGCGAGTGGCTCGGTGAAGGAGCAAACTTGCTCGGCTTGTCCGGCGTGGTTCAGAAAAAAAACTTCCTCGCGCTCTGCGAGAACCTTCATCCGTCTACCGGAGAGCGGCTGACGGCCCGCACGAAAACCAAACGACGCAAAGACCCCGAGAACGAAGCGAACTCAAAGGTAGCGAACCGGCGGTTGTTCTACGATTTCACGATCTCACCGCCAAAGTCGGTTTCCATCGCGGCGCTCGTAGCCGGAGATAATCGCCTTGTCGATGCCCATGACCGGGCGGTGCGTATCGCAATGGGCGAACTGGAGCGTTTCGCCGCGACGCGGGTGCGCCGGGGTGGTAGGAATGACGACCGGCCTACGGGCAACACCGTCACCGCCGTCTTCAGGCATGACAGTTCGCGTGCGCTTGATCCCCATCTGCACAGCCATTGCCTCGTTTTCAACGCCACTTTCGATGCGGCGGAGAACCGCTGGAAGGCCCTGCAAACCTTCGAGATGTTTCAGGCGGGAAAATACGTGGAGAACGTCTATTACCACGAACTTGCACGCGACCTGCGCCGTTTGGGATATCGCATCAGGAACCTGGCGCGGGGCGATTTCGAGCTGGAAGGAGTGTCGGCGGCACTGGATAGCAAGTTTTCCAAACGGCACCGGCAGATTGCCGAGCAAGTCCGCGAGCTGCTGGCACAATCCCCGCAACTGGCCACAAAAAATCTCGCAGCGGTGCGCGAGCACGTCGCGCATACCCAGCGCCCTTGGAAATCCCCCGAGGTGAACCGGGACCGGCTGCGGCAATGGTGGGATGAACAACTGAGCGGCGATGAAAGGCAGGGATTGGAAAAACTTTCTACGGGAGCTACGGCAACGGTGGATCCGCTCGAAGCCGATCCGGTGCGGAAAGTGGATGCCGCTTTGCGCTGGGCGGAGGAGCATCTGTTCGAGCGCAAATCGCTCGTCAGGGAACATGAATTGTGGCGATTCGCGTTGGAAAGGGGGCGCGGAGAATCCTTCACGCTCGATCAGCTCCATGAGGCGACCGGACGGACGGATTACGTGCGGGACAAGGTCAATCCGAAGCGACTGACATCCCATTCCGTGATTCAACGCGAGTGGGACATTGTCTGTTTGGCCCGTGCGGGAGTGAACAAGCACGCTTCCCTCATTCCCGGATGGGAAGGAAACGCCGCATTGGATGAGGGGCAGCAAGTTGCAGCCCGTAGCATGATGAGCTGCTTGGACTGGCTGATTCTGTTCCGGGGCGGTGCGGGCACCGGCAAAAGTTTCACCCTGCGTGCGGTGCATGACGCCTTAAAGGAACGTGGCAGAAAAGTGCAGGTTCTCGCCCCCCAGCGCCAGCAGGTCGAGGGCTTGACATCGGACGGCATGACCGGCTCTCAGACCGTCAGCTCGTTTCTCACGCGGCAAAAAATGGAACCTGGCACGGTGGTGATCGTCGATGAGGCGGGCCAAATCGGTGCGAAGGACATGCTCGATCTGATGACGTTGGTTTGGAACCGCAAGGGTCGCCTGATTCTCTCAGGCGACACCCGCCAGCATGGGGCGGTACAGGCGTCGGACGCCTTGTGGGCCATTGAAAAATATGCAGGTCTGAAATTGGCCGAACTCAACGAAATCAGGAGGCAGAATCCGGCCAAGGGTCGCAACAAGGCGGAACGGAAATGGATTGGTGAATACAAGAAAGCGGTCGAGGAAGCGGCTCAGGGCAGGATCGAGGAATCGTTTGACCGGCTGGATCAAGCCGGCGCTCTGGTGGAATGCACTCCAACCGATCAACAGGAAAGGCTTGCCGGATGTTATCTGGAATTGTCGAAATCCGGCCAGTCTACGCTCGTTGTTTCACCGACATGGGACGAGATCGACCGCGTCAATGACGAGGTGCGCCGTGGTTTACAGCTTGAAAGGCTGATTGGCGGCGAGGACTGGAAGGTCTCCACCCTACAGGCGCGTGACTTGTCCAACGCCCAGAAGCGAGATCCCCGCTACCACACCGCCGATACGGTGATTGTCTTCAACCAAACGGCGCGGGGCGCTCCGAAGGGAACCACCGGCAACTTGGTCGCCATTGTTGATGACAGCCTGATCGTGGAGGCGGCTGACAAGATCCGCTCCATTCCCTTCAAGTATCTGGACAAGCTCACGCTCTGCCAGCCGAAGGAATTGCTTCTTTCCCGTGGCGACAGACTTCAGCTCAAAAGCAATGCAAAGGCCGTCACGGGTGAACGTCTCGACAATGGTGAACTTGTCACCGTGAAACGGGTCAAAGCGAATGGCTGCATCCAACTGGAAGACGGGCGCGAACTGCCCCCGAGCTACCGGCAATTCGTGCGCGGATACGCCGTCACCTCGTATGCTTCCCAAGGCAAGACCGTGGATCAGGTTTTGTTCTCGGACTCGTGCATCAAAGCGGCCATCAATGCGCGCCAGTGGTATGTGACCATCTCACGGGGTGCGCGGGGAGTGAGGATTTTCACCACGGACAAGAAGCAGTTGCGCGAGAACGTCAAACGGTCGGGCACACGCGAACTAGCGTTGGATCTGACGGGTGGGACGCTCCCCGATGCAGCCACACAATCCATCGCCCCGCCATCCCTGCGGAAAAAGACGCTGATGGACCGGATTCTGGAAATGGGCCGCTCGTTCACAACCTTCGTCGGAATCCGCGACCGAACCGGCAACAGCCGTCAAATTCAACACCACCAAATGACACCATGA
- a CDS encoding ImmA/IrrE family metallo-endopeptidase gives MNEAPIFHPRRLTEARIAKGLTMSALAAHSNLSPQMVSALENGTRKPTAEALSALAQVLGIKIAYLKEERPFPVTADSAVFFRSSASARNRRNQEMRKQQATWAYEIAAWLDQYVTLPSFDAANFWNESSEPQEHTEESIEEAASNLRSAWLMGTGPIPDMVALLESKGIRVIRQSSGSAKLDAFSRVVNAQPMIFLSSDKASGTRSRFDAAHELGHLLLHPHLSSEEITDPVTLKRIENEANLFAGAFLLPETSFSREIHGVTLGSFLAMKLRWKVSAQALIRRTFNLGAIDAFQYQRLAVDISARGMRRKEPHDDAIQVENPVVLRRSWELLIKHEVISRHQISDELLLPPDFISATLGIPPGSFDTDNIINLQFRDTRNPAGS, from the coding sequence ATGAATGAAGCTCCTATTTTTCATCCCCGCAGATTGACTGAAGCGCGCATCGCAAAAGGGCTGACCATGTCAGCGCTAGCAGCCCATTCCAATCTATCGCCGCAAATGGTGTCGGCTCTCGAGAATGGAACTCGCAAACCGACAGCCGAAGCGCTCTCGGCACTGGCACAAGTTCTTGGTATTAAAATTGCCTACCTCAAAGAAGAACGGCCATTTCCCGTAACTGCGGATAGCGCTGTATTTTTTCGATCTTCAGCTTCGGCACGCAATCGACGAAATCAAGAAATGAGAAAGCAGCAGGCGACGTGGGCTTACGAGATTGCAGCTTGGTTAGACCAATATGTGACCCTTCCGTCGTTTGATGCCGCAAATTTCTGGAACGAATCTTCCGAACCTCAGGAACATACTGAAGAATCAATTGAGGAGGCAGCAAGCAATCTCCGATCTGCATGGTTGATGGGAACAGGCCCTATTCCGGACATGGTGGCATTGCTCGAAAGCAAAGGTATCCGCGTTATAAGGCAGTCCAGTGGATCGGCCAAGCTCGATGCATTCTCGCGAGTAGTGAACGCGCAACCCATGATTTTTCTCTCAAGCGACAAGGCGTCGGGAACTCGATCCAGATTCGATGCCGCCCATGAGTTGGGACATTTGCTTTTGCACCCCCATTTATCATCGGAAGAGATCACAGATCCGGTTACATTGAAGAGAATTGAGAACGAGGCCAATCTCTTTGCCGGAGCATTTCTTTTACCTGAAACTTCATTTAGCCGAGAAATACATGGAGTTACTCTGGGGTCATTCTTAGCGATGAAGCTTCGTTGGAAAGTTTCCGCTCAGGCTCTGATCCGAAGAACGTTTAACCTAGGGGCGATTGATGCATTCCAATACCAAAGATTGGCGGTAGACATATCGGCACGAGGGATGAGGAGAAAGGAACCCCACGATGATGCAATTCAAGTAGAAAATCCCGTCGTGCTTCGGCGCTCCTGGGAGCTTCTCATCAAGCATGAAGTGATTAGTCGTCATCAAATTTCTGACGAACTGCTGCTTCCCCCAGATTTCATCTCGGCCACTTTGGGTATTCCACCTGGCTCTTTCGACACTGATAACATTATTAATCTTCAATTTCGGGACACGCGGAACCCAGCGGGCAGCTAG
- the brxF gene encoding BREX-3 system P-loop-containing protein BrxF: MNIAEKIANLQVDIARASGEHFRLVWLAGGTPSERSALLRGLAEAEDGVVVDVGKILSSSFIEVPVSLRSASVEDCFTACLGESPSALTCLDHLEILFEPSLRVNPVALIKGASRHAVLVASWPGTTSTGHLFFGAADHPSHMDMSEHELESVLHLL, translated from the coding sequence ATGAACATCGCAGAAAAAATCGCAAATCTTCAAGTCGATATCGCCCGTGCAAGCGGCGAGCATTTCAGGCTGGTTTGGTTGGCGGGCGGGACGCCTTCGGAGCGCTCCGCCTTGCTACGCGGGTTAGCCGAGGCGGAAGACGGCGTCGTCGTCGATGTCGGCAAAATACTGTCGAGTTCCTTTATCGAAGTTCCGGTGTCGCTCCGCAGCGCGTCAGTCGAGGACTGCTTTACCGCATGCTTGGGCGAATCGCCTTCTGCTCTCACCTGTCTCGATCATCTTGAAATCCTTTTCGAGCCCAGCCTGCGGGTCAACCCGGTCGCGCTGATCAAAGGAGCATCGCGGCACGCCGTCTTGGTGGCGTCATGGCCTGGCACGACATCCACCGGTCACCTATTCTTTGGTGCCGCTGATCATCCTTCACACATGGATATGTCTGAACACGAACTTGAGTCGGTGCTTCATCTCCTATAA
- a CDS encoding putative DNA binding domain-containing protein yields the protein MTLDDLKARLNGLEWNDIEFKEAAGGIPQKIWRSVSAFSNTRGGWIVFGVRESGGGYTIQGIVNADEVQNGFIGTLRQRGKFSCGIAFQETLLDAEGQNILVFYIPEVSRTDKPVHIDGDLGESYVRRGGTTQKCNRAELEAFLRDASGSHYEDEVIDSLDPATCFDADSLRWYRGLFAQKNPGHETEGATDTGFLEHFGLIVPQGGVPHPTRAAILLFGTAAAYHRAFSRQQVDFFRFLTRKEDCLPETRWDDRIETLNEGNLIRSWRRIIEYFRENFHSGGRFELDATTMERTGSPPDYLAFREAVLNLLIHQDYGDQSRKATIHAYTDTFEFWNPGSSFVCGDEFFRAGDKPVRNTKLRNMLTRVGIGEQANTGIKNMFAHQRSLGRVAPEIENDPADHSFHLVLSKEQSLSERQQALLTRLSVRLTDSQATIFLHCWSRETVTLLEAQAVTGTGIAETSRDLVHLETQVLLQKVEPHPGHAVYRIPDHLREAHPVADLIPTITRQVTRQVTPQVTPQVTPQVTPQVTPQVTPQVTPEVTPEVTPEVARLIRAFRGTHSRRELQDFMALRDDDHMRVAYMQPALEGEWIEMTIPDKPKSRLQKYRLTAKAHLFLDPESIPPSTTI from the coding sequence ATGACCCTCGACGATCTCAAGGCACGCCTGAATGGGCTGGAATGGAACGACATTGAGTTCAAGGAAGCCGCCGGTGGGATTCCCCAGAAGATTTGGCGATCCGTCTCGGCTTTTTCGAACACTCGCGGCGGCTGGATCGTCTTTGGCGTTCGGGAATCGGGTGGCGGCTACACGATCCAAGGCATCGTGAATGCCGACGAGGTGCAGAACGGCTTCATCGGGACACTGCGGCAAAGGGGCAAGTTCAGTTGCGGGATCGCGTTCCAAGAGACCCTCCTGGATGCCGAGGGGCAGAACATCTTGGTATTTTACATTCCTGAAGTCTCCCGCACCGACAAGCCCGTTCACATTGACGGTGACCTTGGCGAATCGTATGTCCGGCGCGGAGGAACGACCCAGAAATGCAATCGGGCGGAGTTGGAGGCATTCCTGCGGGACGCTTCCGGCAGCCACTACGAGGACGAAGTGATTGATAGCCTCGATCCCGCGACTTGTTTCGATGCCGATTCGCTCCGTTGGTATCGCGGCCTATTCGCCCAAAAGAATCCGGGCCATGAAACCGAAGGAGCCACCGACACAGGTTTCTTGGAACACTTCGGTCTGATTGTGCCGCAGGGGGGCGTGCCTCATCCGACGCGTGCCGCCATCCTGCTCTTTGGGACCGCAGCGGCCTACCATCGCGCGTTCTCCCGGCAACAGGTCGATTTCTTCCGCTTCCTCACCCGGAAGGAAGATTGCCTGCCGGAAACCCGCTGGGACGACCGGATCGAGACGCTCAACGAAGGGAACCTGATTCGCTCATGGCGCAGGATCATCGAGTATTTCCGGGAAAACTTCCACTCCGGGGGAAGATTTGAGCTGGATGCCACCACCATGGAGCGGACTGGCAGTCCACCGGATTACTTGGCCTTCCGTGAGGCGGTGCTCAATCTCCTCATCCACCAAGACTATGGCGATCAGAGCCGCAAGGCCACCATTCACGCATATACCGACACCTTTGAGTTCTGGAATCCGGGTTCATCTTTCGTCTGCGGCGACGAGTTCTTCCGGGCGGGCGACAAGCCGGTGCGGAATACCAAACTGCGGAACATGCTCACGCGGGTCGGCATCGGCGAGCAGGCCAATACAGGCATCAAGAATATGTTCGCCCACCAACGCAGCCTGGGCAGGGTGGCCCCCGAAATCGAGAATGATCCGGCGGATCACTCGTTCCACTTGGTACTGTCGAAGGAACAGAGTCTCAGCGAGCGGCAGCAGGCATTGCTGACCCGGTTAAGCGTACGGCTCACCGATTCCCAGGCTACCATCTTCTTGCACTGCTGGTCCCGCGAAACCGTCACCTTGCTCGAAGCACAGGCCGTCACAGGCACTGGTATCGCCGAAACCAGCCGGGATCTCGTCCACTTGGAAACCCAAGTTCTGCTTCAAAAAGTGGAGCCCCACCCCGGCCACGCCGTTTACAGGATTCCGGATCACCTCCGGGAGGCTCACCCCGTCGCGGACTTGATTCCCACGATCACCCGGCAAGTCACCCGGCAAGTCACCCCGCAAGTCACCCCGCAAGTCACCCCGCAAGTCACCCCGCAAGTCACCCCGCAAGTCACCCCGCAAGTCACCCCGGAAGTCACCCCGGAAGTCACCCCGGAAGTCGCTCGCTTGATCCGCGCCTTTCGCGGCACGCATTCCAGGCGCGAACTACAGGACTTTATGGCACTTCGGGATGATGATCACATGCGGGTCGCCTACATGCAGCCCGCCCTGGAAGGTGAATGGATTGAAATGACCATCCCCGACAAACCAAAAAGCCGCCTTCAAAAATATCGCCTTACCGCCAAGGCCCACCTCTTCCTCGACCCAGAATCCATTCCGCCTTCAACAACAATCTAA
- a CDS encoding restriction endonuclease produces MTLREAKAASDLARLFYNFLPGSGGRSWKGHVTFETVAIRTGVGDLWLGGSKEPTLARLLEQTLKSRRDRFEPLVLAIVSEGIKYRRSKSNEVVESEILAINRIIKEIGFKFPDLWDPAFLASLGRDPFPIPVEKSTTQSFAPTPIGIIQSELPSLRAEFYRLATLPDRQAAGFAFERLLNRLFDLFGLKPRTSYRIQGEQIDGSFELDSETYLLEAKWVSTPVNEAPLLAFRGKIEGKSVFTRGLFLSANGFTPDALAAITRGKQPTFILADGYDLSQVFEQAIRLDDLLRKKVRSLAECGEMLTRSQPF; encoded by the coding sequence ATGACTCTCCGCGAAGCAAAAGCTGCATCTGATCTGGCAAGGCTGTTTTACAACTTCCTGCCCGGTTCTGGCGGACGCTCGTGGAAGGGCCATGTGACCTTCGAGACAGTCGCGATCCGGACAGGCGTTGGCGATTTGTGGCTGGGCGGAAGCAAAGAGCCGACACTTGCGCGATTGCTAGAACAAACGCTGAAGTCCAGGCGGGATCGATTCGAGCCTCTGGTTCTGGCGATTGTTTCCGAAGGGATCAAGTACCGCAGGAGCAAAAGCAATGAGGTCGTAGAGTCTGAGATACTTGCCATCAATCGAATCATTAAAGAAATCGGCTTCAAGTTCCCCGATCTCTGGGATCCAGCCTTTCTTGCATCTTTGGGAAGAGATCCTTTCCCAATACCCGTGGAAAAATCTACAACCCAAAGCTTCGCGCCAACTCCGATTGGGATCATACAATCCGAGCTTCCATCCCTGCGCGCCGAGTTCTATCGACTGGCGACCTTACCTGACAGACAGGCCGCTGGCTTCGCATTCGAACGCCTGTTGAATCGCTTGTTCGACCTGTTCGGATTGAAGCCACGAACTTCATACCGGATACAGGGAGAGCAGATCGATGGCTCTTTTGAGCTGGATAGCGAGACCTATCTTCTGGAGGCGAAATGGGTGTCCACTCCAGTGAACGAAGCCCCGTTGCTTGCGTTTCGCGGAAAGATTGAAGGCAAGTCGGTTTTCACTCGTGGTCTTTTTCTTTCCGCAAATGGTTTTACCCCTGACGCATTAGCCGCGATTACTCGCGGCAAACAACCCACCTTTATCTTGGCCGACGGATACGATCTCAGCCAGGTGTTCGAACAAGCGATTCGTCTCGACGATCTGCTCCGCAAAAAAGTGAGAAGCCTGGCAGAATGCGGCGAGATGCTTACCAGATCACAACCATTTTGA
- a CDS encoding HNH endonuclease, whose product MTLEELRNYVARHPGENLPTVASLTTFKVSEKGNAFVFALTSGKARNESFEWIRTSLEIFNRTGSLSVRDYGHSQNTSYVLGLIKAVGKVTRESELLDDLDAINRESGHTPTTKQALVDARIGQGQFRTILLSTWESGCAVTGATTLHAIRASHIKPWRLSSHSERLDSANGLPLIANLDALFDSGLITFSDDGALMTSPCMPENEKAIFGLHGLRLRKPPLERTAAYLDFHRSHLFLDHESTLPQEGAA is encoded by the coding sequence ATGACACTCGAAGAACTCAGAAACTACGTCGCCAGACATCCGGGAGAAAATCTCCCGACGGTGGCCAGCCTTACGACATTCAAGGTTTCTGAAAAGGGAAACGCTTTTGTCTTTGCACTCACAAGCGGAAAGGCGCGCAATGAGTCCTTCGAGTGGATCAGAACGAGCCTTGAAATCTTCAATCGCACCGGATCGCTCAGCGTGAGGGACTATGGCCATAGCCAGAACACTTCCTACGTGCTGGGGCTCATCAAGGCGGTCGGCAAGGTCACCCGGGAAAGCGAACTGTTGGACGATCTTGACGCGATCAACCGTGAGTCCGGCCACACCCCAACCACCAAACAAGCACTCGTCGATGCGCGGATCGGGCAAGGTCAATTTCGAACCATTCTCCTCTCCACATGGGAGAGCGGTTGTGCGGTGACGGGTGCCACAACGCTACACGCAATTCGCGCATCTCACATCAAACCCTGGAGACTGAGTTCGCACAGTGAAAGGCTGGATTCTGCCAACGGTCTTCCTCTGATTGCGAATCTCGATGCGCTCTTTGACTCCGGGCTGATCACATTTTCCGACGACGGCGCCTTGATGACTTCTCCGTGCATGCCTGAGAATGAAAAAGCGATCTTCGGACTGCACGGGCTTCGACTTCGCAAGCCTCCATTGGAGAGAACTGCCGCTTATCTGGACTTCCACAGATCCCACTTGTTCCTCGATCACGAATCCACCCTCCCCCAGGAGGGTGCCGCCTAG